The Sinomicrobium kalidii genome contains a region encoding:
- a CDS encoding LamG-like jellyroll fold domain-containing protein, which translates to MITTEIFSNRRTNILLWLVLLTLWSIPDIVFSQTPAFPEAEGFGRYATGGRFGGVYIVTNLNDSGPGSFRDAVSQPNRIVVFEVGGVIRLKSRVVVSENITVAGQTAPGDGIVIYGDGFSYTQASNSIIRYLRMRMGRIGTSGADAVGITDDAKHIIFDHVSASWGRDETFSITRYADSITIQNCIIAQGLETHSAGGLIEPSGKVSLYRNLYIDNNTRNPKVKGINQFVNNVVYNWGRGGGYIMGGSAGDSFVNIINNYLVKGPSTTIEPFTRGTETFIPYVEGNYYDDNLNGVLDGYEVPLSAYEGITTFRDTPYDYPMPAQVFTAEETFGHVMENAGANYPRRDPVDDFLITELASIGVSGALISDEMDLPTQGPGEVFGAPALQDTDRDGIPDTWENANGLNPENASDAMQINAEGYANIEVYINNLAETPAPDFLRPPSGVASDSVSTTGIGLTWKNNDSRTTGIVIERSDDSTNYQVLDTLGGDAMTYLDNELEPGTMYRYRLRAYNAAFSSVYTTPLDVETTPVPTVPDAPVSPAPGDQSIYADTTGLRLSWTGSENTDAYTVYLSSHPDSLQQVAALTDPFYDADTLQSGTTYYWRADAANELGTTTGSVWSFTTLPYFPKGVAGAWLMDEDGGASVVDSSSYANHAEINGVPGYDRVEGKVGRAVDLNTGETSSHIRVPHRDHLYMGKQSFTISMWLKSSSQDNQSYLVHKGTFNRDDASGATGRWYGIEVKDGDIRFAVDDDITKTQLSVDAGPFFTGEWIHLVAVRDRETDVLRLYRNGVLINEATDRTEENIGQQAPVIIANSSNLDTPFRGQLDEFRIFNYGLSEQEILELYQTDPTPLKPLAPHPSEDAVLEGFEENVEATWTGGVNTTSYKIYIGTDEENMSLAGETGVDSPAFSFQNLQRDTDYYWRVDAIGPEGTTTGATWTFRTTAPKGLVGYWKMDETSGLRVTDAAYYAHEGTVTGFPEAVWEAGMSGNAFRFSEPSDTAAIKIPHADHLVFENTSFTISLWVKIPEDTYAYGTDCYLMHKGTFESGTGKWYGIQLRDGRLTFAIDDGRTKTDISASVTNSASHPLFTDEWKNIVAVRDTKTDQIRLYMDGVKIAEKTDATGTIGKAVPLLLGNSPENKPYRDLMDEVKLYNYALTQEEIRARADGHPVKITYRDGDNGNSGDNEIRPFFRIVNEDDIDIPYEELSVRYWFTPEDYAGINAWIDYAGPGNGNISAVYHPLETPHNGAFGYVEYHFENIGGLKAGEETGVIESRLAKENWTDFVETGDYSYQQGETYAENNRITLYRNGQLIWGKEPGKQTPVTDLKVYSKNRNGNTNTNTIHPYIKIRNEGNIPLDYSDLELRYWFTAEGNSPLDYWIDYAELGNGNMEATFVKPDTILAGADTYFKLNFNPSAGQLYPLSGSGEIQYRIAKADWSVFDESDDHSFLPKAPFAENEHITLYYKGELIYGTEPGSNNNSETSLKTTADNNQLTQEVYVYPNPARDHVRVQLNDINDAGNIRLFNRSGRLLHNRAVKQNTFLIDLQRFPPGIYILEIENGKETTTHKIIKK; encoded by the coding sequence ATGATTACTACTGAAATTTTTTCGAACAGAAGGACAAATATTTTATTATGGCTTGTCCTGCTCACGTTATGGAGTATTCCGGATATTGTTTTTTCACAGACACCGGCTTTTCCGGAAGCAGAAGGTTTCGGCCGTTATGCAACCGGGGGACGCTTTGGCGGGGTATATATTGTAACCAACCTCAATGACTCCGGACCCGGATCGTTCCGGGACGCGGTGAGTCAACCCAACCGGATCGTGGTTTTTGAAGTGGGCGGGGTGATACGTCTGAAAAGCCGCGTAGTTGTTTCCGAAAACATCACGGTTGCAGGGCAAACCGCACCGGGTGACGGCATTGTTATCTATGGCGACGGATTTTCATATACCCAGGCCAGTAATTCCATTATCCGTTATCTCCGCATGCGCATGGGCAGGATTGGGACCAGCGGGGCCGATGCGGTCGGGATTACCGATGATGCGAAACACATTATTTTCGACCATGTTTCAGCGTCCTGGGGACGCGATGAAACCTTTTCCATTACCCGTTATGCCGATAGTATCACCATACAGAACTGTATTATAGCCCAGGGCCTCGAAACCCACTCTGCAGGCGGATTGATCGAACCCTCCGGGAAGGTAAGCCTTTACAGGAACCTCTATATTGATAATAATACCCGTAATCCCAAAGTGAAAGGGATCAACCAGTTTGTAAATAATGTGGTCTATAACTGGGGAAGAGGAGGCGGATACATTATGGGAGGCTCTGCCGGGGATTCCTTTGTGAATATTATCAACAATTATTTGGTCAAAGGACCCAGCACCACCATAGAACCGTTTACCCGGGGTACGGAAACTTTTATCCCTTATGTGGAAGGGAACTATTATGACGATAACCTTAACGGTGTCCTCGACGGTTATGAAGTTCCGCTTTCGGCATATGAGGGGATCACTACTTTTCGCGATACACCTTATGACTATCCCATGCCGGCACAGGTGTTTACGGCAGAAGAAACTTTCGGTCACGTCATGGAAAATGCCGGGGCCAACTACCCCCGCCGTGATCCGGTAGATGATTTCCTGATCACTGAACTGGCCTCTATCGGGGTCTCGGGAGCTTTGATATCCGATGAAATGGACTTACCGACACAGGGACCGGGAGAAGTTTTCGGTGCGCCGGCTCTGCAGGATACCGATCGCGACGGAATTCCCGATACCTGGGAGAATGCTAACGGACTCAATCCCGAAAATGCTTCGGATGCCATGCAGATCAATGCAGAAGGTTATGCGAATATCGAGGTGTATATCAACAACCTGGCAGAAACCCCGGCTCCTGATTTTTTACGCCCGCCTTCCGGGGTGGCATCCGATTCGGTTTCTACTACCGGGATCGGGCTCACCTGGAAGAACAATGACAGCAGAACCACCGGGATTGTCATCGAACGATCGGACGACAGTACAAACTATCAGGTACTGGATACCCTGGGCGGAGATGCCATGACTTATCTGGACAACGAACTGGAACCGGGCACAATGTACCGCTATCGCCTTCGTGCCTATAATGCTGCGTTTTCTTCGGTTTATACCACACCTTTGGATGTGGAGACCACCCCGGTACCTACGGTGCCGGACGCTCCCGTTTCTCCTGCGCCTGGAGATCAGTCCATATATGCGGATACCACGGGGCTCCGGCTAAGCTGGACAGGCAGCGAAAACACCGATGCATATACGGTATACCTGTCTTCGCATCCGGATAGCCTGCAACAGGTGGCTGCGCTTACCGATCCGTTTTACGATGCGGATACCCTGCAATCCGGCACTACCTATTACTGGCGTGCAGATGCCGCCAACGAACTGGGAACGACTACGGGCAGTGTGTGGTCTTTTACTACCCTTCCCTATTTCCCGAAAGGTGTTGCAGGTGCCTGGCTTATGGATGAGGATGGTGGTGCTTCGGTCGTAGATAGTTCTTCCTATGCAAACCATGCGGAGATCAATGGTGTTCCGGGTTACGACCGTGTCGAAGGTAAGGTGGGCAGGGCAGTGGATTTGAATACGGGAGAAACATCGTCGCACATCCGGGTACCGCACCGGGATCATCTGTATATGGGAAAACAGTCGTTTACCATATCCATGTGGTTAAAATCCTCTTCACAGGACAATCAGTCCTACCTCGTTCACAAGGGTACTTTTAACAGGGATGATGCTTCGGGCGCCACGGGGCGCTGGTATGGTATTGAGGTGAAGGACGGGGATATCCGCTTTGCCGTGGATGATGACATTACCAAGACACAGCTATCTGTCGATGCCGGTCCCTTTTTTACCGGTGAATGGATACACCTGGTAGCGGTAAGGGACAGGGAAACCGATGTGCTCCGGCTGTACCGCAATGGTGTTTTGATAAACGAAGCTACCGACAGGACGGAGGAAAATATAGGGCAGCAGGCCCCGGTTATTATTGCGAACAGCAGTAACCTGGACACTCCGTTCCGCGGGCAGCTCGATGAATTCCGGATTTTTAATTACGGTTTAAGTGAACAGGAAATACTGGAATTGTACCAGACAGACCCGACACCGCTCAAACCGTTGGCCCCCCATCCTTCCGAAGATGCTGTGCTGGAAGGGTTCGAAGAAAATGTTGAAGCTACCTGGACAGGGGGTGTAAACACAACGTCTTATAAAATTTATATCGGGACCGACGAGGAAAATATGTCACTTGCAGGGGAAACCGGTGTGGACAGTCCCGCTTTTTCCTTTCAGAACCTGCAAAGGGATACCGATTATTACTGGCGGGTAGATGCCATTGGCCCTGAAGGGACAACCACCGGAGCTACCTGGACATTCCGCACTACGGCCCCGAAAGGGCTGGTAGGATACTGGAAGATGGATGAAACATCCGGATTACGGGTGACAGATGCTGCCTATTATGCCCACGAGGGAACGGTAACCGGTTTTCCGGAAGCGGTCTGGGAAGCGGGGATGTCGGGCAATGCCTTTCGGTTTAGTGAACCTTCCGATACGGCGGCCATAAAAATTCCCCATGCCGATCACCTGGTGTTTGAAAATACTTCGTTCACGATCTCCCTCTGGGTAAAAATTCCGGAAGACACCTATGCCTACGGAACAGATTGCTATTTGATGCATAAAGGCACATTTGAGTCCGGTACCGGGAAATGGTATGGCATTCAGTTGCGCGATGGCAGGTTGACCTTTGCCATTGACGACGGCCGGACAAAAACCGATATTTCAGCTTCCGTAACCAACAGTGCTTCCCACCCCCTGTTTACCGACGAGTGGAAGAATATCGTTGCCGTAAGGGATACCAAAACGGACCAGATACGCTTGTATATGGACGGGGTGAAAATTGCCGAAAAAACCGATGCTACAGGGACAATAGGAAAGGCAGTTCCTCTGTTACTGGGCAATTCACCCGAAAATAAACCCTATCGCGACCTTATGGATGAGGTAAAACTCTACAATTATGCCCTGACACAGGAAGAGATCCGGGCCCGGGCAGACGGGCATCCCGTTAAAATAACTTATCGCGACGGGGATAACGGGAATTCCGGGGATAATGAAATAAGGCCATTCTTCCGGATTGTCAATGAGGATGATATTGACATTCCCTATGAAGAACTCTCTGTCCGTTATTGGTTCACTCCCGAAGATTATGCCGGGATAAACGCCTGGATCGATTATGCCGGACCGGGTAACGGGAATATTTCCGCAGTATACCATCCCCTCGAAACACCACATAACGGGGCTTTCGGTTATGTGGAGTACCATTTTGAAAACATAGGGGGGCTCAAAGCCGGTGAAGAGACAGGCGTCATAGAATCGCGGCTGGCCAAGGAAAACTGGACGGATTTTGTAGAAACCGGGGATTATTCGTATCAGCAGGGAGAAACCTATGCGGAAAACAACCGGATCACCCTGTACCGTAATGGGCAACTAATTTGGGGAAAAGAACCCGGGAAGCAAACCCCTGTTACCGATCTGAAGGTGTATTCCAAAAACCGGAACGGGAATACCAATACGAATACCATACATCCTTATATAAAAATACGTAATGAAGGAAATATCCCCCTGGATTATAGTGACCTCGAACTGCGTTACTGGTTTACGGCCGAAGGAAATTCACCCCTTGATTATTGGATAGATTATGCAGAACTCGGCAACGGCAATATGGAAGCTACGTTCGTTAAACCGGATACGATATTAGCTGGGGCTGATACTTATTTTAAACTGAATTTTAATCCTTCGGCAGGGCAATTGTATCCCCTGAGCGGTTCCGGGGAAATACAGTATCGTATTGCCAAGGCAGACTGGAGTGTTTTTGACGAAAGCGATGACCATTCCTTCCTGCCTAAAGCACCTTTTGCCGAAAATGAACACATTACGCTGTATTACAAGGGAGAACTGATTTACGGTACCGAACCCGGAAGTAATAACAATTCCGAAACATCGTTGAAAACAACAGCAGACAATAACCAGCTAACGCAGGAGGTTTATGTTTACCCCAATCCGGCCCGGGATCACGTACGCGTACAATTAAATGATATTAATGACGCCGGAAACATAAGGTTGTTCAACAGGTCCGGACGGTTACTGCATAACCGGGCCGTAAAACAAAATACATTCTTGATAGACCTGCAACGCTTCCCTCCCGGAATTTATATCCTCGAGATAGAAAACGGGAAGGAAACAACAACACATAAAATAATTAAAAAATAA
- a CDS encoding autotransporter-associated beta strand repeat-containing protein: MKKNYLIMFILFLTGISGMYGQHRMEDLNRGLVAVRTGPEQVYVAWRLLGSDADSTAFNVYRDGVLQNDSPVTQTTNYVDSTASDGEYYIKPVINGEEQEPSETVNVWQQNHLEIPLQVPPGRTTPDGEAYTYTANDCSVGDLNGDGRYEVILKWDPTNAHDNSHEGYTGNVYLDAYTLEGEQLWRIDLGRNIRAGAHYTQFMVYDLDSDGKAEVTCKTADATVDGQGNVIGDPNADYRNSAGRILEGPEFLTVFNGETGAAMATTDYVPARGNVNDWGDNYGNRVDRFLAGVAYLDGQHPSLVMCRGYYTRSVLAAWDWKNGQLTQRWVFDSDDPENEGYAGQGNHSLSIADVDSDGRDEIVYGSMTVDDDGTGLYTTGLGHGDALHVSDLDPERPGLEVFMPHENKVDGVTFRDARTGEIIWQHKKNTDVGRGLAADIDSTHIGAEFWASSSLGVYNTEGEQVHTDTPSINHAIWWDDDLQRELLDGTGISKYGTGTVFTAEGCSSNNGTKANPSLQADLFGDWREEVIFRTSDNTALRIYINPEVSTRKMYTLMHDPQYRVAIAWQNVAYNQPPHPSFYIGTGMETPPPSPISNNKLRWSSGEVWDVESSSNWVWNDSTSVFSQGDEVLFDISGNNENAVELVGDIRPSGVTVNAPDDYVFNGSGTLSGTMQLIKNGSGMLTLNNDNTYSGATTVWDGTLMLNGHLSESSVLVRKYAAIGGSGMLDKDLSLQQGTKVIPGGVGNAGTLTVNGNTVVAKDVTFSFDLSENPGGNNDKIVWNGDVDIQGNTVFSINVLDEGLNTGTYTLLEYTGNYNGSIENMEVTGIPGIKHNLMDTGSAIVMEVEWVRNPTTVYWRGNESDIWDLAESYNWFNGDTTALFAPNDTVVFDDRGIPHTNVKTTGFLPVDKMIVNASADYTFEGEGSISGTGGLEKSGTGRLTILGNNDYTGTTVIREGIVVLESLSDGGAPGPLGAAGKEAENIVIDGGTVEFTGTSATDRGITLGMNNSTLDVISGITATIGGSLEGTGQMTKKGDGTLQLTGKNTYTGGTVLKEGNVHLGSEEAISSGFGEGTVVLEGGVLSMHEGNNSYSSASWDVEVPAGKQAEWQLDGRCAFNGKLTGGGDLHLYSPWIRSEMMGDWSGFTGNIRVTADSDGGWLILGNDRGYAGASIELTEDIQMVYRRDANDTIAVGELSGPASSHLAAGWQNTVTTWKIGGKNSDAFFHGTISDVAFKGSGAKTRIIKTGSGSWTLTNAGTYSGGTLVEGGEFVVNNTTGSATGSGAVIVSGNASLSGNGTVEGNLIVQNGAKLFPGGRREKGTLTLGRNLYLSDNARTEIDIDHAAADTDIVEVSDTLFCGGLLKISKRGVQFREGDSFKVFQAADFEGTFKKIIPSPGHALKWDSSELYVNGTLKVTSKREKSANLDETDQAVIYPNPVSDYIRIRLGENSGEENEVHLYSFSGHLLNKYNFEGENYQIPSQNLSSGIYIVKIKNGNGEITRKVVKN, from the coding sequence ATGAAAAAAAATTACTTAATAATGTTTATCCTGTTTTTGACAGGAATATCCGGCATGTACGGACAGCACCGGATGGAAGACCTCAACCGCGGGCTGGTAGCCGTTCGCACCGGTCCGGAACAGGTATATGTAGCCTGGAGATTACTGGGAAGTGATGCCGATTCGACAGCCTTTAACGTTTACCGCGATGGTGTCTTGCAAAATGATTCACCCGTTACACAAACTACCAATTATGTGGACAGTACAGCATCCGATGGCGAATATTACATAAAACCCGTCATAAACGGTGAAGAACAGGAACCTTCGGAAACCGTAAACGTGTGGCAGCAGAATCACCTTGAGATACCTCTTCAGGTCCCTCCCGGCAGGACCACGCCGGATGGCGAAGCATACACCTATACGGCCAATGATTGCAGTGTAGGCGATCTGAACGGTGACGGCCGGTATGAAGTTATACTCAAATGGGACCCTACCAATGCACACGACAATTCCCATGAAGGATATACCGGGAATGTGTACCTGGATGCTTATACCTTGGAAGGCGAACAGTTGTGGCGGATAGACCTCGGACGGAATATCCGTGCCGGAGCACACTACACCCAGTTTATGGTGTATGACCTGGACAGTGACGGCAAGGCCGAAGTGACCTGTAAAACTGCGGATGCTACCGTAGACGGACAAGGAAATGTAATCGGTGATCCCAATGCCGATTACAGGAACAGTGCGGGGCGTATTCTCGAAGGCCCGGAATTCCTTACCGTATTTAACGGAGAAACAGGAGCTGCAATGGCAACTACCGATTATGTGCCGGCAAGAGGAAATGTAAATGACTGGGGAGATAATTACGGGAACCGCGTAGACCGTTTTTTGGCCGGGGTAGCCTATCTCGACGGACAACATCCGAGCCTGGTCATGTGCCGAGGATACTACACACGATCGGTACTGGCGGCATGGGACTGGAAAAACGGGCAGCTCACACAACGATGGGTATTCGATTCCGACGATCCCGAGAATGAAGGCTATGCGGGGCAGGGTAATCACAGCCTCAGTATTGCCGATGTGGACAGTGATGGCCGGGATGAAATCGTATACGGTTCCATGACAGTAGATGATGATGGGACAGGACTGTATACCACCGGGTTGGGACATGGCGATGCATTGCATGTATCTGACCTTGATCCCGAGAGGCCCGGGCTTGAAGTCTTTATGCCCCATGAAAACAAGGTGGACGGCGTTACCTTTCGCGATGCCCGTACCGGTGAAATTATCTGGCAACACAAAAAAAATACGGATGTGGGCAGGGGTCTTGCTGCCGATATAGATTCCACCCATATCGGGGCCGAATTCTGGGCTTCCAGCAGTCTGGGGGTTTACAATACGGAAGGTGAACAGGTACACACCGATACGCCGTCCATTAACCACGCCATTTGGTGGGATGATGACCTGCAAAGAGAGCTCCTGGACGGAACGGGCATCTCCAAATACGGGACAGGAACCGTTTTTACAGCAGAAGGTTGCAGTTCCAATAACGGTACAAAAGCCAATCCGTCCCTGCAGGCCGACCTCTTTGGCGACTGGAGGGAAGAGGTTATTTTTCGTACCTCAGACAATACCGCACTGCGCATTTATATTAACCCGGAAGTGTCAACCCGGAAAATGTACACCCTGATGCACGATCCGCAGTACCGCGTAGCTATCGCCTGGCAAAATGTAGCATACAATCAGCCGCCACACCCTTCTTTCTATATCGGAACGGGAATGGAAACCCCGCCACCGTCGCCTATAAGTAACAACAAACTGCGGTGGAGCAGCGGTGAGGTATGGGATGTGGAATCTTCTTCAAACTGGGTGTGGAATGACAGTACTTCGGTGTTCAGCCAGGGAGATGAGGTGCTATTCGACATTTCCGGGAACAATGAAAACGCCGTCGAACTTGTTGGCGATATCCGGCCTTCGGGAGTAACGGTAAATGCCCCGGATGACTATGTTTTTAACGGGTCCGGAACCCTTTCCGGTACCATGCAACTGATAAAGAACGGCTCCGGGATGCTTACTTTGAACAATGACAATACGTATAGTGGCGCCACAACCGTTTGGGACGGAACACTCATGCTAAACGGACATCTCTCCGAAAGCTCCGTATTGGTCAGGAAATATGCCGCAATAGGAGGAAGTGGCATGCTGGATAAGGACCTCAGTTTACAACAGGGAACAAAAGTCATCCCCGGAGGAGTGGGTAATGCGGGGACATTGACCGTAAACGGCAACACCGTTGTGGCCAAGGATGTAACTTTTTCCTTTGACCTTTCTGAAAACCCCGGAGGAAATAATGACAAAATAGTGTGGAACGGCGATGTGGATATACAGGGCAATACGGTGTTCAGCATCAATGTCCTGGATGAAGGACTAAACACGGGAACCTATACCCTGCTGGAATATACCGGCAATTACAATGGGAGTATTGAAAATATGGAAGTGACGGGAATTCCCGGTATAAAACACAACCTTATGGATACGGGTAGTGCCATCGTTATGGAAGTGGAATGGGTACGGAATCCCACCACCGTATACTGGCGGGGTAATGAGAGTGATATCTGGGACCTGGCGGAAAGTTACAACTGGTTTAACGGCGATACTACAGCCCTGTTTGCTCCGAACGACACCGTAGTTTTTGACGATAGAGGAATACCACATACCAATGTAAAGACCACGGGCTTTTTACCGGTTGATAAAATGATCGTAAATGCATCCGCAGATTATACTTTTGAAGGTGAAGGAAGTATCAGCGGAACCGGCGGACTCGAAAAATCGGGAACCGGAAGGCTGACAATACTCGGCAATAACGATTATACCGGAACAACAGTGATCAGGGAAGGAATAGTTGTACTGGAATCCCTTTCCGACGGCGGTGCGCCCGGGCCGCTGGGTGCTGCAGGGAAAGAAGCGGAAAATATCGTGATAGATGGCGGGACTGTGGAATTTACCGGAACTTCGGCAACCGATCGCGGAATCACTCTCGGTATGAACAACAGTACGCTCGATGTCATTTCAGGAATAACCGCAACTATAGGCGGAAGCCTCGAAGGAACAGGGCAAATGACCAAAAAGGGAGACGGAACCCTGCAACTCACAGGGAAAAACACCTATACAGGAGGAACAGTTTTAAAGGAAGGGAATGTCCATCTCGGATCGGAAGAGGCGATCTCTTCCGGTTTCGGGGAAGGTACCGTGGTTTTGGAAGGTGGCGTCCTCAGCATGCACGAAGGGAATAATTCCTATAGTTCCGCTTCCTGGGATGTGGAAGTCCCGGCGGGAAAACAGGCCGAATGGCAACTGGACGGCCGTTGCGCCTTTAACGGAAAACTTACCGGTGGCGGGGACCTTCATCTGTACTCCCCCTGGATACGCTCCGAAATGATGGGCGACTGGTCCGGCTTTACCGGAAATATCCGTGTTACCGCAGACAGTGACGGCGGCTGGTTGATATTGGGAAATGATAGAGGTTATGCAGGGGCATCCATAGAACTTACAGAGGATATACAAATGGTCTATCGGCGGGACGCCAACGATACCATAGCGGTAGGCGAACTGTCAGGCCCGGCATCATCACACCTGGCAGCAGGATGGCAAAATACCGTAACCACCTGGAAAATTGGGGGCAAAAACAGCGATGCCTTTTTTCACGGGACCATCAGTGATGTGGCATTCAAGGGATCGGGAGCGAAAACAAGGATCATAAAAACAGGTTCGGGCTCCTGGACATTGACCAATGCCGGTACCTACTCCGGGGGAACCCTGGTCGAAGGGGGAGAGTTTGTTGTGAATAACACTACGGGAAGTGCTACGGGAAGCGGTGCAGTGATCGTTTCGGGGAATGCCTCGCTGTCCGGTAACGGTACTGTAGAAGGAAACCTCATCGTACAAAACGGCGCAAAGCTCTTTCCCGGGGGCAGAAGGGAAAAAGGAACATTAACCCTGGGAAGGAACCTGTACCTGTCTGACAATGCCAGAACAGAAATAGATATAGATCACGCTGCTGCAGATACCGATATTGTGGAAGTGAGTGACACCCTGTTTTGCGGGGGATTATTGAAAATCAGCAAAAGAGGGGTGCAATTTAGGGAAGGAGACAGCTTTAAGGTATTTCAGGCCGCTGATTTCGAGGGTACATTTAAAAAAATCATTCCCTCTCCGGGACACGCCCTGAAATGGGATAGCTCGGAACTTTATGTTAACGGAACCCTGAAGGTGACAAGCAAAAGAGAAAAGTCCGCGAATCTTGATGAAACAGATCAGGCAGTGATCTATCCCAATCCCGTAAGCGATTACATCCGTATTCGTCTCGGGGAAAATTCAGGTGAGGAAAACGAAGTTCACCTGTACAGTTTTTCCGGTCATTTGTTGAACAAATACAATTTTGAAGGCGAAAATTATCAGATTCCGTCACAAAACCTGTCCTCCGGGATTTACATTGTCAAGATAAAAAACGGAAACGGGGAAATCACCCGAAAAGTGGTAAAAAATTAG